One Comamonas endophytica DNA window includes the following coding sequences:
- a CDS encoding chloride channel protein, with protein MHQEPDFLQNLHKELKDGRRWLDRGIVLTFAVAAGLCVVAFTLMADAAFELFLHIYQWQGGWLVLFWMPAVTAAAVWLTRRWAPGAAGSGIPQVVVALDPALDSSLRGRFVSLWLSFAKMTLATAGFAAGLSIGREGPSVQVAAGVMHSARRWLGPQSGITSHALLVAGGAAGIAAAFNAPLAGVVFAIEELSRKLESRSSGLIIAAIVLAGLMGVSVFGNLSYFGRIQVPRLSWEALLPGLVVTLVCGVLGGLFAKLLAASLTAAPERLNRFRARFPIRFAAAGALAVAVIGMATGGATFGAGSEAVKHMLVGQADVPEFYVTLKFIATWLSAWVGIPGGIFAPSLSIGAGVGHNVAELMGTDIAPALIAMGMAAFLAAVTQAPLTAFIIVMEMVDGHAMVLSLMASAMLASLVSRMLARPLYETLALYMLSTVAGPARDVEAPKAHN; from the coding sequence CCAGAACCTCCACAAAGAACTCAAGGACGGCAGGCGCTGGCTGGACCGGGGTATCGTGCTCACCTTCGCGGTCGCCGCCGGCCTGTGCGTGGTGGCCTTCACGCTGATGGCCGATGCCGCGTTCGAGCTGTTCCTGCACATCTACCAATGGCAGGGGGGCTGGCTGGTGCTTTTCTGGATGCCCGCGGTCACCGCGGCCGCGGTATGGCTCACGCGGCGCTGGGCGCCGGGCGCCGCGGGCTCTGGCATCCCGCAGGTGGTCGTGGCGCTCGATCCCGCCCTCGACAGCTCCCTGCGCGGCCGCTTCGTGTCCCTGTGGCTTTCCTTTGCCAAGATGACACTGGCCACGGCCGGTTTTGCCGCGGGGCTGTCGATCGGCCGGGAAGGGCCGTCGGTGCAGGTGGCGGCCGGCGTCATGCACAGCGCCCGGCGCTGGCTGGGCCCGCAGTCGGGGATCACCAGCCATGCGCTGCTGGTGGCGGGCGGTGCCGCGGGGATCGCGGCGGCTTTCAATGCTCCCCTCGCCGGTGTGGTCTTTGCCATCGAGGAGCTGTCGCGCAAGCTGGAGTCGCGTTCGAGCGGCTTGATCATCGCGGCCATCGTGCTGGCCGGCCTGATGGGGGTATCGGTGTTCGGCAACCTGAGCTATTTCGGGCGCATTCAGGTTCCGCGCCTGTCGTGGGAAGCGCTGCTTCCGGGGCTGGTCGTCACGCTGGTGTGCGGCGTGCTGGGCGGCCTGTTCGCCAAGCTGCTGGCCGCCTCGCTGACGGCCGCACCCGAGCGCCTGAACCGGTTTCGCGCGCGCTTTCCCATCCGCTTCGCCGCCGCGGGCGCGCTGGCAGTGGCCGTGATCGGCATGGCGACCGGAGGCGCGACCTTCGGTGCGGGCTCGGAGGCCGTCAAGCACATGCTGGTGGGCCAGGCCGACGTACCCGAGTTCTATGTCACGCTCAAGTTCATCGCCACCTGGCTGTCGGCATGGGTCGGCATACCGGGCGGGATCTTCGCGCCGTCGCTCTCGATCGGCGCAGGCGTCGGCCACAACGTGGCCGAGTTGATGGGCACTGACATCGCCCCGGCATTGATCGCCATGGGCATGGCCGCCTTCCTCGCGGCCGTGACGCAGGCGCCGCTCACGGCATTCATCATCGTCATGGAGATGGTCGACGGGCATGCCATGGTGCTCAGCCTGATGGCCTCCGCCATGCTGGCCAGCCTGGTGTCGCGCATGCTGGCGCGGCCGCTGTACGAGACGCTGGCGCTGTACATGCTCTCCACGGTGGCCGGGCCGGCGAGGGATGTGGAGGCACCCAAGGCCCACAACTGA
- a CDS encoding putative Na+/H+ antiporter, protein MFDLPFEWIAASILAIALAHTFAAKQFERLSHRYPHHAGLFHLLGEVEVVFGFWAIVLIVLMALSSGGTAALQYAESRNYTEPLFVFVVMVIAASRPVLATVIQAVNAIARLAPLSTPIAAAWLGLAAVPLLGSLITEPAAMTIAALMLAPQIFLPQVPERLKYLAIGVLFVNVSIGGTLTSYAAPPVLMVAATWQWDSAFMLSTFGWKAALAVLANASVATCLLRHHLRSTPPGRQEGPEHARIPLPVVAVHLLLLAGVVLFAHHPVIFLGLFLMFLGFTQAYERYQSPLILKEALLVGFFLAGLVVLGGMQQWWLQPIVASLEPLTLFIGAVGLTAITDNAALTYLGSLIEGISDESKYMLVAGAVAGGGLTVIANAPNPAGVALLKGGFADETVGAGGLLLGALGPTAVAVAAFMLL, encoded by the coding sequence ATGTTTGATCTGCCCTTTGAATGGATCGCTGCATCCATCCTTGCCATTGCCCTGGCGCATACCTTCGCCGCCAAGCAATTCGAGCGCCTGTCCCATCGCTATCCGCATCACGCCGGCCTGTTTCACCTGCTGGGCGAAGTCGAGGTCGTGTTCGGCTTCTGGGCCATCGTCCTGATCGTCCTGATGGCCTTGTCATCGGGCGGCACCGCCGCATTGCAGTACGCGGAATCACGGAACTACACGGAGCCGCTGTTCGTGTTCGTCGTGATGGTGATTGCCGCATCCAGGCCCGTGCTGGCCACCGTCATCCAGGCCGTGAACGCCATCGCACGCCTGGCGCCGCTGTCCACGCCCATCGCCGCTGCCTGGCTAGGATTGGCCGCGGTCCCCTTGCTGGGATCGCTGATCACCGAGCCGGCGGCCATGACGATCGCCGCCTTGATGCTGGCGCCGCAGATCTTCCTCCCCCAGGTGCCCGAGAGGCTCAAGTACTTGGCCATCGGCGTGCTTTTCGTCAATGTTTCCATAGGCGGTACGCTGACTTCCTACGCGGCGCCGCCGGTGTTGATGGTGGCCGCCACCTGGCAGTGGGACAGCGCCTTCATGCTGTCGACCTTCGGCTGGAAGGCCGCGCTCGCCGTGCTTGCGAACGCCAGTGTGGCGACCTGCCTGTTGCGGCACCACCTGCGCTCCACGCCGCCGGGCCGCCAGGAAGGGCCGGAGCACGCGCGCATTCCACTGCCGGTGGTCGCGGTGCATTTGCTGCTGCTGGCCGGCGTGGTGCTGTTTGCGCACCATCCAGTCATTTTCCTGGGGCTGTTCCTGATGTTTCTGGGCTTCACGCAGGCCTATGAAAGATACCAAAGCCCGCTGATCCTCAAGGAGGCCTTGCTCGTCGGTTTCTTCCTGGCAGGCCTGGTGGTCCTGGGCGGAATGCAGCAATGGTGGCTGCAGCCGATCGTGGCCAGCCTGGAGCCTTTGACGCTGTTCATCGGCGCGGTGGGCCTGACCGCCATTACGGACAACGCCGCGCTGACCTACCTGGGCTCGCTGATCGAAGGCATCTCCGACGAATCCAAATACATGCTCGTGGCGGGTGCTGTTGCCGGCGGCGGCCTCACGGTGATTGCCAATGCGCCCAATCCGGCAGGGGTGGCTTTGCTCAAGGGAGGTTTTGCGGACGAGACTGTCGGAGCTGGAGGACTGCTGCTGGGGGCATTGGGGCCGACGGCGGTGGCGGTCGCGGCGTTTATGTTGCTCTGA
- a CDS encoding alcohol dehydrogenase catalytic domain-containing protein, with the protein MKAVVYRGPNQVAVEDVPDPKSKRSTAAIVKITCTNICGSDLHMYEGRTDFEQGRIFGHENLGVVQEVGRDVRDHRWTKVVLHPGT; encoded by the coding sequence ATGAAAGCTGTCGTCTATCGAGGTCCCAACCAGGTAGCGGTCGAAGACGTGCCCGATCCCAAGAGCAAGCGTTCAACGGCCGCCATCGTTAAGATTACTTGCACTAATATCTGCGGCTCCGACCTCCACATGTACGAGGGCCGCACCGATTTCGAGCAGGGCCGCATCTTCGGCCACGAAAACCTGGGGGTAGTCCAAGAAGTAGGGCGCGACGTGCGCGATCACCGTTGGACCAAGGTAGTCCTGCATCCTGGTACCTAG